The window ACAAAGGAACTGTTTCTTCGTTTCTTACTGAGCAAACCACTTTTCCCAACAAaactttcaattcattcaaaccaGCTGTCAGTCCTTGAATATTTACTGGGATTAATTTTGCATTAGCACCAGTAACAATGTTTTTTGTATCTTCTAGATATGGTCCCAAATGTTTGGAATTTATAGAATTGAGAAGGTTTTTCAatcttttgtttttcatttttcctttGGTTGAAACCAATTCTACTATGTCATTCAGATATTGTACAAGTTGTTGCTCTCTAACCTTTGGTCTGTCCCAAGCTGGATCATATAAACTAGCTTTTTTAAAAGATTCTAAAGCTTCTTTAAATTCTTGTTTATATTTTAAAACCTAAGAAATTGAATAAGTAGAGCATTATTCAAGTCAAATTACTTATACCTACAATTCCTTTATTGTAATGTAAATCAGGTGAACTTCTAGCAACTATGTCCTTTTCCTGAAAATGAATTGTGTTTAAGGgttacttctaaaaaaaaaaggattttctgACCTACCGCTTGAAAATAGGCGCTAATAGATTGCTTcataatttttggattttgttgaacataaaaaaaatatgaaagatGAGCATTGCCTAAACAACACCATGAGAGTCCATCTTGGGGATCTAACTGTACTGCTTCCTTGGCATAATTCAGACCTTTTTCAACATTGGCAATGCGTTCAGCTTTCAAATTTACAACTTCTTGCCTTGATAACATAGAAAGATTTCGCAGGGAAACTTTATTCTTCctctgaaaattttgaaatgtataTTGAATTCCAATATCCAGCCATTCTGTATTATTTCATTTACAATTACCAAATACATACCTCTTTTAAAGCTCCTTCAAAACAGCTTTGTGATTTCTTAAACTCATCATTTTTCCAATAGCAATCTCCAAGCTCATTCCAAGCTTCTACTAGTTTTCTATCTAATTTTATTGCCTTTGAAAGTAAATTTTCAGCATCTTTATTATATTCGGAAACGACATTTAATAGGGCtcctttcataaaaaaatattgtgccttatttatttgagttgcagctgtttcattt is drawn from Harmonia axyridis chromosome 7, icHarAxyr1.1, whole genome shotgun sequence and contains these coding sequences:
- the LOC123685233 gene encoding tetratricopeptide repeat protein 5-like, which codes for MSSPENENKCSSHENSSPESDILEYLKIKLENVIKFRDRYFEEHSLEDAIHKNDDLKKLQAETLKIFDENETAATQINKAQYFFMKGALLNVVSEYNKDAENLLSKAIKLDRKLVEAWNELGDCYWKNDEFKKSQSCFEGALKERKNKVSLRNLSMLSRQEVVNLKAERIANVEKGLNYAKEAVQLDPQDGLSWCCLGNAHLSYFFYVQQNPKIMKQSISAYFQAEKDIVARSSPDLHYNKGIVLKYKQEFKEALESFKKASLYDPAWDRPKVREQQLVQYLNDIVELVSTKGKMKNKRLKNLLNSINSKHLGPYLEDTKNIVTGANAKLIPVNIQGLTAGLNELKVLLGKVVCSVRNEETVPFTFCMVDETGDCVVVTLFNLADGKGVIIGDSIAIPEPLVTDVDFEYNSVGYKFRLIRVETPILLAVNGKLLQKDQTAGVQMSISRKFD